From one Diachasmimorpha longicaudata isolate KC_UGA_2023 chromosome 8, iyDiaLong2, whole genome shotgun sequence genomic stretch:
- the LOC135165425 gene encoding uncharacterized protein LOC135165425 isoform X2, whose protein sequence is MSGCIERHQALSPMTGSTVGHLQPQVEEPRPSKTRDINKELLSPRHRRMRQRMTPVPPDTEKIDQPIQLTPVWEHVVRTQQFPPDIDKRSTFTEISERLRDPEWEVRQHALRVLIDVLPTLPKEQLDNILSPVVPELTNNLGHLAPAVRKGAIDALRVYLVCSEQREITVSNLLQSGLSRQDPLDPLQISIAQGLILSAPALLYPSPTTPPPSHSLLSATITALAHHLIQIHHQEAALTSLLKIRDAIGPDNFAIHLSELNPTALKDFQVLCEVCKVSESPKKKRHRSRSRSKSPKIEAINGNVIEIETNIIQGYHEGQLQGDSDDFETSGARVLLETEIKLNDDTAITMTISEEKDSFRDSNDEVDDEDEGQDEVDDEFESKDIWIERRKTPRRVHFGGEIVKMRTPDSDDSEALHIEVKKTRIPLPIAPVTKLPLHLTKPSSNPGSPNLSRSSKVSRRSRSASISPKREFYVHDGSLSPKKGILTKNNSHSMTRVKSTSLDGVGYFNGDLDNVFGTRENRSWSFEIFEDLDDDVDPRKILHVNDLKLEKKKKVRKKSSKLISPRKVEKYEGKNSGGSRDARIEGGSDVSKKLDDELHNAKLQSSKFTTGKTLEEPGSKNLEKNKGVTGERAEMTDKLHDELRTMKLESSILTSPRKSEGTANGNAGKNVEVKIENEISNKRFDELHKPKLKLSKSVALKKSEKNEENINRKIPDMRIDRNENSSELDHQLHNELHLTGNLAIDNCDMDNRNLSRCSSSTSLQLTSFENSIDSDTKKKSLLTKNSPRKTVYESFPRKERNYILMELSSPVKMSSRSRDVSPEGVSELRVVGEGEMKEFEGKSFEEKSGEGEGKGEANWEDLGLVTQDVLDDLHNKEDWRARVRGLERVASALRTSSALIAIEPRLGSLLQAVLGGERSCRVAAAAMSVARVVIAGVSEESLRRRLPQVAWGLSRQGGPSAAQLARLAMLRLRPALFLEQLLQPHCIDARNAKTRENALQLLIFSLVTFPSTEFKVENVANKVALMVGDRRRRVRQAALDTLAVLAQIYEPEEVLQAGNRAAKQLREGTDMVAAIRARLARKSLPMVSADGLVVYGLQISPTVQIATGPDVDWIVAGSGSVSPGTGRARGQVIPPNVKGGLDKNKNEQGKSSPSLRPNFIAQGVSLHSKNERPVGWQFVPPDKEGNNSSQDIEDDYRNESPISIDTPGDICPEPLNSSLLKNDKDVIMKQRKTEENFHRRMDQIYAERRDDVRLESRIPLPQFMDRHIVVRHSTAYQRRRRQEAEEAPPSSAPHTSAGPGCGATREPEISRRYRSDRIKFSSRPASEDRSRASHQGNSPIREGFESLYRNGRRRSVVRSSLEPEEAVTTSVESRRNSSSHSGSMHPVFSQVQATDPRAPRSRTPTTPREKTNADDEDNEINRYTPQSNSYHIEAPSGQTSRCSGTDHVPYGTSSDSSNAGVDQSETETRIIDNGSDECNEGDDTFEEKSFDVITDSTNPSKHNLIDQVPLTILSSEADSTDQEKDSWEKSGGSNDSDERVEPVRLVRSASSVVSNETNSTDSTTRISGSPVRTDGIKGIAFDQQSVGTDTGDAPDISLEFDRGYSTEVKIDIESRARASIHPETKTHFQQTESREISPDGRSSSVENDKITSAVNSLSIIVASRPHSRATTAEYREPEFQPLDYRQPHADETTTSASIFQVSRTFEGTESIDVTTEQVTVARSESFTELPKSEDIHVVTISKVQRQTTPQSENGVLQDVVKIHEIETTKRLPSRVPRSRMKSRPGVNKITPFGSHADKTPARSKPVTLQCISQLESSDWETTIRGLKSLSTIARQQPDQLDSCPPGTVGRLLGRHVRNLRSQVARTACLAAGDVFGSQARCIDQDLDDIAGPLLQRTADTNKFLRADSNSALDRMIEHIPPHKTITVIVHRGASHQNAVVRAAAARLLASVVDRVGADVVMSLPREVRDKCLGAGAKLLGDGNLEARNHAKSMFKRLSRCDGFRRALTDAVPEATLRHIDKTLRSL, encoded by the exons ATGTCCGGGTGTATCGAGCGTCATCAGGCACTGTCCCCGATGACCGGATCAACGGTGGGGCATCTCCAGCCCCAAGTCGAGGAACCTAGACCATCTAAAACACGGGATATCAATAAAGAATTGCTGTCACCCCGTCATCGTCGTATGCGACAGAGAATGACACCTGTTCCACCTGATACCGAGAAGATCGATCAACCAATACAGCTAACACCGGTCTGGGAGCATGTG GTACGCACGCAACAATTTCCCCCCGACATTGACAAGCGCTCGACCTTCACCGAGATATCCGAAAGACTGCGCGATCCAGAGTGGGAAGTGCGTCAGCATGCGCTCAGAGTTCTAATTGATGTCCTACCAACATTACCAAAGGAACAGCTTGATAATATTCTATCGCCAGTTGTGCCAGAGCTCACCAATAACCTGGGACACTTGGCTCCAGCTGTGCGTAAGGGTGCTATTGATGCATTGAGGGTTTACCTTGTCTGCAGTGAGCAGCGCGAGATAACCGTCAGCAAT CTCCTCCAAAGTGGTTTATCTCGTCAAGATCCTCTGGACCCTCTCCAAATCAGCATCGCCCAGGGTCTCATTCTCAGCGCTCCCGCTCTCCTCTACCCTTCCCCAACGACTCCACCCCCCTCTCACAGTCTCTTATCAGCGACGATAACAGCTCTGGCTCACCACCTGATTCAAATACACCACCAAGAGGCAGCACTGACGTCCCTTCTGAAAATTCGCGACGCAATTGGCCCCGACAATTTTGCCATCCACCTTTCGGAGCTCAACCCCACTGCCCTCAAGGACTTCCAGGTACTCTGTGAAGTCTGCAAAGTCTCCGAGAGCCCGAAGAAGAAGCGACATAGGTCGAGGAGTCGATCGAAATCCCCCAAAATTGAGGCGATCAACGGAAATGTCATCGAAATTGAAACGAATATTATTCAAGGGTATCATGAAGGTCAACTCCAGGGTGACTCCGATGACTTTGAGACTTCGGGAGCAAGAGTCCTGCTGGAGACTGAGATTAAGTTGAATGATGATACGGCGATAACGATGACTATTTCCGAGGAAAAGGACAGCTTTCGGGATTCCAATGATGAAGTTGACGATGAAGACGAAGGTCAGGATGAAGTTGATGATGAATTTGAGTCCAAGGACATCTGGATTGAGAGGAGGAAGACGCCGAGGCGGGTTCATTTCGGTGGGGAAATTGTTAAGATGAGGACACCGGACTCCGATGACTCGGAGGCACTTCATATTGAAGTGAAGAAGACAAGGATTCCCCTTCCGATAGCGCCGGTAACGAAGTTGCCACTTCACTTGACAAAACCGTCATCGAATCCTGGCAGTCCGAATTTATCGAGATCGAGTAAGGTCTCAAGAAGATCGAGGTCGGCTTCGATTAGTCCGAAGAGGGAGTTCTACGTTCATGATGGAAGTTTAAGTCCAAAGAAAGGAATTTTGACGAAGAATAATAGTCATTCGATGACCCGAGTGAAGTCGACTTCTCTTGATGGGGTGGGGTACTTCAACGGTGATCTTGATAATGTCTTTGGGACGAGGGAGAATCGAAGTTGGTCGTTTGAGATTTTTGAGGATCTCGATGATGATGTTGATCCCAGGAAGATTCTCCATGTGAATGATTTGAAGttggagaagaagaagaaggtgAGGAAGAAGTCATCCAAGTTGATTTCACCAAGAAAGGTGGAAAAatatgagggaaaaaattccggTGGGAGTCGGGATGCGAGGATTGAAGGAGGAAGTGATGTATCGAAAAAACTTGATGATGAACTTCACAACGCGAAGTTACaatcatcgaaattcacgacaGGGAAAACATTGGAAGAGCCTGGAAGcaaaaatctggaaaaaaataagggTGTGACAGGGGAAAGGGCTGAAATGACAGATAAACTTCATGATGAACTTCGTACGATGAAGTTGGAATCATCAATACTGACTTCACCCAGAAAATCGGAGGGTACAGCAAATGGTAATGCCGGGAAAAATGTAgaggtgaaaattgaaaatgaaatctcGAATAAACGTTTCGATGAACTTCATAAACCGAAGTTGAAGTTATCAAAATCAGTTGCGttgaaaaaatccgaaaaaaatgaggagaacATTAACAGAAAAATACCGGACATGAGAATTGAcaggaatgaaaattcaagtgaACTTGATCATCAACTTCATAATGAACTTCACTTGACCGGAAACTTAGCAATCGACAATTGCGATATGGATAATCGAAATTTATCGAGATGTTCGAGCTCAACTTCACTTCAATTAacatcatttgaaaattcaattgacagtgatacgaaaaaaaaatcattactgACAAAGAATTCACCCAGAAAGACAGTTTACGAAAGTTTTCCAAGAAAGGAGAGAAATTATATTCTCATGGAACTATCGAGTCCTGTTAAAATGAGTTCGAGAAGTCGTGACGTCTCGCCTGAGGGGGTAAGTGAACTGAGGGTAGTTGGTGAGGGGGAGATGAAAGAGTTTGAGGGCAAAAGTTTTGAGGAAAAGAGTGGAGAGGGAGAGGGCAAGGGCGAGGCTAATTGGGAGGATCTCGGACTCGTCACTCAGGATGTTCTTGATGATCTCCACAACAAG GAGGACTGGAGGGCGCGAGTGAGAGGGCTGGAGAGGGTTGCATCAGCCCTGAGAACGTCCTCTGCGCTCATTGCCATTGAACCCCGACTTGGATCCCTTCTCCAAGCGGTTCTTGGAGGCGAACGGAGTTGCAGGGTGGCTGCTGCCGCCATGTCTGTTGCTAGG GTGGTGATAGCTGGAGTCTCGGAGGAGTCACTTAGACGGCGACTTCCTCAAGTGGCTTGGGGTCTGAGCAGGCAAGGGGGTCCAAGCGCTGCTCAACTAGCTAGACTAGCGATGCTCCGTCTTCGGCCAGCCCTTTTCCTCGAGCAACTCCTCCAGCCCCACTGCATCGACGCCAGAAATGCCAAg ACGCGAGAGAACGCCCTGCAGCTTTTGATCTTCTCCCTCGTAACATTTCCGAGTACGGAATTTAAAGTGGAAAACGTTGCTAACAAAGTGGCACTGATGGTCGGCGACAGAAGAAGAAGAGTGAGACAAGCTGCCCTGGATACACTGGCCGTACTTGCACAAATTTACGAGCCCGAG GAGGTACTGCAAGCGGGTAATAGAGCTGCCAAACAGCTCAGAGAGGGCACGGATATGGTGGCAGCTATCAGGGCTAGACTTGCGAGAAAATCATTGCCCATGGTTTCGGCTGATGGACTTGTTGTTTATGGATTGCAAATTTCACCGACTGTACAGATTGCCACGG GGCCTGATGTCGACTGGATCGTTGCTGGCAGTGGCTCAGTATCTCCAGGAACTGGGAGAGCGAGGGGACAAGTGATACCCCCCAACGTCAAGGGCGGCCTCGATAAAAATAA GAATGAACAAGGGAAAAGTTCCCCATCATTGAGACCGAATTTTATCGCCCAGGGAGTCTCTCTGCATTCGAAAAACGAACGCCCAGTGGGCTGGCAATTCGTTCCACCAGACAAA GAGGGAAATAATTCGTCTCAGGATATTGAGGACGACTACAGGAACGAGTCGCCAATATCTATCG ACACCCCTGGAGACATTTGTCCAGAGCCCCTGAACTCCTCACTCCTCAAGAACGACAAGGACGTCATCATGAAGCAGAGGAAGACTGAGGAAAACTTTCACCGGAGAATGGATCAGATTTACGCCGAGCGGAGGGATGATGTGAGGCTTGAGTCAAGAATACCTCTCCCCCAGTTCATGGATCGGCACATTGTTGTTAGGCACAGCACTGCTTATCAACGACGACGACGTCAAGAGGCCGAGGAGGCTCCACCCTCGTCTGCACCACACACGTCTGCTGGACCGGGGTGTGGAGCTACCAGGGAGCCTGAA ATATCCAGGAGATACAGAAGtgatagaataaaattttcatcgcGACCAGCCTCCGAAGACCGTTCCCGAGCATCCCATCAGGGGAATTCACCAATTCGAGAAGG GTTCGAGTCACTGTACCGTAACGGGAGACGAAGGAGCGTTGTGAGAAGTTCACTGGAGCCTGAAGAAGCTGTTACTACCTCA GTCGAATCGAGGCGCAACAGTTCATCGCATTCAGGATCGATGCACCCGGTATTTTCACAGGTTCAAGCGACTGACCCGAGAGCTCCCCGTTCGCGCACCCCCACGACCCCGAG agaaaaaacaaatgcAGACGATgaagataatgaaataaatcgtTACACGCCGCAGTCAAATTCTTATCACATCGAGGCGCCCAGTGGTCAGACCTCTCGGTGCTCAG GTACCGATCATGTGCCTTACGGTACATCGAGTGACTCGTCCAATGCTGGAGTGGATCAGAGTGAGACTGAAACGAGAATCATCGATAATGGCAGCGACGAGTGTAATGAGGGCGATGATACATTCGAGGAAAAGTCATTTGATGTCATCACTGATTCCACAAATCCATCGAAACACAATTTAATAGATCAG GTGCCGTTAACCATTTTATCGAGTGAAGCGGACTCGACGGACCAGGAAAAGGATAGTTGGGAAAAATCGGGGGGCTCTAATGATAGTGACGAGAGGGTTGAGCCAGTGAGACTGGTGAGGTCTGCCTCCTCAGTTGTCTCGAATGAGACTAACTCGACGGACTCCACGACTAGGATAAGTGGCAGTCCAGTGCGTACTGATGGGATCAAGGGGATTGCCTTTGATCAGCAGAGCGTTGGCACTGACACAGGGGATGCCCCGGACATATCATTA GAATTTGATCGAGGATATTCGACCGAAGTGAAGATAGATATTGAGTCGAGGGCAAGGGCTTCCATTCATCCAGAGACAAAGACACATTTCCAGCAGACGGAATCCCGAGAAATAAGTCCAGACGGACGATCATCATCAGTGGAAAATGACAAGATCACCAGTGCTGTTAATTCTCTATCAATAATCGTTGCTTCACGTCCCCATTCACGTGCCACTACAGCTGAGTATCGAGAGCCTGAGTTTCAGCCACTTGACTACCGTCAACCGCACGCCGACGAAACCACCACTTCcgcttcaatttttcaagtttcacGTACCTTCGAGGGGACTGAGTCCATTGACGTCACTACCGAGCAAGTTACAGTG GCAAGGAGCGAGAGTTTCACGGAGCTTCCAAAGAGCGAGGACATTCACGTTGTTACGATCAGCAAAGTCCAGCGTCAGACGACGCCCCAGAGTGAGAACGGAGTGCTTCAGGATGTCGTTAAAATCCACGAGATTGAAACCACCAAGAGATTACCATCCCGAGTTCCTCGGAGTCGTATGAAATCACGTCCTGGTGTCAACAAAATTACACCTTTTGGTAGTCATGCGGACAAGACACCAGCAAGATCTAAGCCAGTTACCCTGCAGTGTATTTCGCAGTTGGAAAGCAGTGACTG GGAAACAACAATTAGGGGATTAAAGTCTCTATCAACAATAGCTCGACAACAGCCTGATCAGTTAGATAGCTGTCCCCCGGGCACTGTTGGTCGCCTATTAGGCCGGCATGTCAGAAACCTGCGCTCTCAGGTGGCTCGAACTGCATGTCTCGCCGCTGGCGACGTCTTCGGCTCCCAGGCTCGCTGTATCGATCAg GACCTTGACGACATTGCGGGCCCCCTTCTGCAGAGAACAGCCGACACAAACAAATTCCTCAGGGCTGACAGCAACTCAGCTCTCGATCGCATGATCGAACACATTCCACCTCATAAAACAATCACGGTTATTGTTCACCGTGGTGCCAG TCATCAGAATGCAGTCGTGCGTGCCGCCGCTGCCAGGCTATTGGCCTCGGTTGTCGATCGAGTTGGGGCTGATGTGGTGATGTCTTTGCCGAGGGAGGTGAGGGATAAATGCCTTGGGGCTGGGGCCAAACTATTGGGGGATGGAAATTTAGAAGCAAG AAATCACGCAAAATCAATGTTCAAAAGACTCTCCAGGTGTGATGGATTCCGTCGCGCCCTAACGGATGCCGTACCCGA